In Fusarium falciforme chromosome 9, complete sequence, the sequence GCCGTGTGATGTCCACGTGGCGAGATCATCAGAGCTGTAGACAGAGATGCCGCCACCCTCCTCCTGGCCTTGGGTCTTGTGTTCACCAAACCAGTAGAATCTACCGCTCTCTTGGTCAACACACAGACCTCCTGCATGAGCGTTGAAGATGTTGCCATCAGTGTCGAGCCATCTAGCGCCGGGAACAATCCACTTGGCGCTTGCGCAGGCGGCAAAGACCAGCGTGGTCAAGAGTTTCACTGTCATGTTGACAAAGGTAGACCGGGGACCAAATGAGGAATACGAGAGACAAGTGGCAAGTATTCTGGGGCTCATGAGACAGAGACGCTCGTCTAATTTATAGCATCATTCGGTACATCTTGACCCGATGATGGACAGGTCAAACGGTGCCCATGTCTTAGTCTGGCAGTTACTCCGCCTCTCAGAGCTCAATTGCGCCAACCTTGCAGACATGACAGTGCCAAGACTCGGGCTCTTTGACCGCAAAGCGTGATGTATGCGGGGATTCGACGGATAAATAACAAGGCGACCAACCGTCGTGGTGTGGTTCCTGGTATTACGCCGATCCCCCGCCGGTTTGGGGGTGATGCGCTTCAATCAAGTCCCTCGGCTGTTTCCAGTGCGACCTTAACCCCACAATCAGCGGCTGACCCCGGTAGAATTAAGGTTAGGAGGTGTTATAGCAGGCAGGGGGAGCAAGCCGCCTGATCATCATGCTTGAGTCGCCCGCTATGTCTGATGTTTTTGTCGGTAGCTCGGGTTTATTGTATCCGTTGGGGGTATGAACTTGGAGCTCCCCAGAAAGAGACGTGTGCAGGTTGCCCCATCAGGCAAGCATTTAAGAGAGGAGCATAGATTTGAATTACAAGCTGGACACAAGCTCGTTTGTTCATACTTTTATCGATAGCAATCTGAGACTTCTGGGGCTCTGGAGAGCATATCAATATTGCCATATGTGGGGGTAGTAAGCGAGTGGGAAAAGGCAAATGGTCAAACAAATAACGTTATGGCTACAAAATGCGTCGTCGGACAATCGTTTTTCCTAGTTCAATTCAACTCGAGCAACCGTGGACCCTACCTTGGTGTTGACATGATGACATCTATGTTTTCAATTGCGTGGTCATGCCAGCTGCTCCAGGGAGGCCAAGCAAGGCTTGTGGCACTTGCAAAAAACAAAAGGTACTGGCTGTCGCGCTATCCAATCAAGTTCTCTCACCAACACTAGGATAACTCTAGATTCGCTGCTCTGGTGAGCGGCCACGTTGTCGACGTTGCACTCGGCTCAACCACAGATGCATTTACAGCGAAACCACCAATCATGACCAAACTGTCCGAGACCAACGAGAACCCAGGCCATTGACGTTATTATCGAGCAAACAGGAGACTCATTCTGGTGAATCAGAAGGGCGTTGCTTAAAGCCCAGAGTTCTTCCGGGTCATCCGAATGAAGAATCTTATCACGGAATACCGGTCTCGCTAATAACAAGACTGGTTGAAGAATACTTTAGCAATGTGTACCAATCGGACTTGCTACTTCATAAACCGACTTTCCTCGCAACACTTGCAGCACGTAATGTCAGATCTCACGTTCTTCTAAGCATCTGCGCTTGGGGAGCAAAGTAAGTCGGATtccaatttttttttttttcgagGCTAACATTGATCACATAGCTTCTATCGCGATGAAACTAATAGATTCATCCTTAAGGACCAAGGTGTCATGATTGAATGGGCCAAAAAGGCCGGTAAACTAGTGTTTCaggatgccgaggagctCCACGAGGACAATCTCGTCACGTTCTTCAACCTTGCCTTGTTCTGGCACAGCCAGGGCTCATGGCGGGTTAGTTATCTTCACAAAGGTACAATATGTCTCACATAATCATGGTATCGGGCATGTCTCATTTTATAATAGGCAACGCGTGCCAGCTGATCCATATTATTGGTCTCGGATCGCCAAGATCGCGAAACGCGGGGCTATTAACCTCGGAGATAAGACGAAGGCGACTTTGGGCTTGCTATCTCATGCATTGCTTCAGCTCGGAAAAACTGTTTCGATTTGATTCAATCGCGGATATTCAGGCTTTAGCTTTACCTTGGCCGGAACCAGATTTCCGACAAGGTGCCTCAAAAGCTCCCTCTTCATACTTGAACTCAAAAGGAAACAGCAGAAGCATCTTTGCTGAGTTGATCCGAGGGTTGACTCTTTGGTGAGAAATGTGTCCCTGGTTCATTCGAGAAAAATTAATCATTCTCTTGCAAGGTGCCACGTTGTCTGTGCTGTCAAAACTCCAGAAGCTGGCATGGATAGCAAAATTGCAGACATTTGCACCATTGAGAATAAACTATCGGCTTGGTGGGAGGCGGTGCAGCCAGACTTCAAGTTGGATCCCCACGACATGAGAGGCGTTGAACAGAAAGAATTCTCTACAATTTTGTTGACCAACCTCGTCTACCACCAGTCTCTTTGTGCTCTCCATGCCTCTATAGTTCCTCTCTTCTGTTGGACTAAAGGCGACGGGAGTTGGTCATCTGCTCGGCAGGTATCGGCTCAAACTGCTTTCGAGCATGCTGGCATAGCCTCCGAACTTATCAACGGTGTCCTATCGAAGAGTACCCGGCCCAGTGCGATGCTAAGTTATGTTGCTTACGCAGCATATTGTAGCTGCGCCATACATATCCCATTCTTGTGGTGTTCCCAGTCAACCATCAGAGAGAGGGCCTACGCCAATGTTGGGGCGAACGTCAGGATGATGCAGGCCATGAGCCCGTACTGGAAGCTTGCCTCACTGCTGGTAAGTCCGCTGGGCTGGTGGTAATGACCAAGAAAGACTAAAGCGTACGGCAGGAAATATACGCCCGGTGCCTGTATGATATCCACCAGCGAAACCCGCCCGTCGTCAGCAATGAGCCCAAACATGCCGACATCGCTGAGTTTACCAGCTTCAAGGCCGATGCCTCCCTCGCTAGGTCCTCTATCTTGGAGTTCACTGGAATTTTGCGGTCGAGTGAGGGTGGGTACATACGCCCTGGCGAGGAGagtaatactataaggaTTGAGAGTGATGATGGGAGCGCCGGGCTATTATCCACGCCGTTCTTGGTGACAGAGCCGTTggccgaggccatggcaaAGAACACCGAAGAACCGGAGGCCGATTTGCGACCACCTTCAGACGGGGGGGATCGAAGGAGTTTGGATTTCATGAAACCAAAAAGTCCTGGCCTTCAACCAGAAGCAACTCAACTGAACGGGCCGCAAAATCTGGCGGAACGTCAGCAACTTGATGCAATTGCCAGCGAATGGCCAACTTTGGATGTGTTCAACTCTTTGTTTGACGCTGAAATGGCCAATTTCTTTCCGGACGCTATGAGTATTGACCCTTCGCTTCTGGACACAGAACCGTTGACGTGGGACTTTTTGGACATGCCAGCAGGGGATGGCGATTGAGGATAAATCATAAAGGGGCCGAAAATGAAACCGAAGACAGCTATAATACGAGACTGTCAACTAGCCTTTTTCGTTCTTTTGGATTCTTAAATGAAATCACGCGTCATCAATCTTTTGGTGGTCTTCAAAAAACCCTTCGTCAAGCGGCCCATCATCTGATTACGACCGTCGGTGAGAGCCAATTCCCGTGTCGGTTAATGAGCTGATTGGCTAGCAACTTTAGCAAACCTGGTGGGACCGGAAAATGCCTCGGAAAGTGGCTCCCGGAAAGGAAAGGTACCTCGGTTTCAAGTATATAAGTATGGAGTCGATGTCTTCGCTCTTAACTAGGACTACGTGAACGAGCCTCTGAATTGCGAATCTTTTCCTTGTCTTCAAAATCCCTCCGGTTGTCCCAAATCACTTTCAGTATGCCCCTTGTCATCCACCACCTTCACGTCTCCCAGTCTGAGCGGATCCCCTGGCTGTGTGAGGAGTTGAGCATCCCATATGAGCTCAAGACATACAGCAGAGCTCCGCTCTTGGCGCCGCCAGAATACAAGGCATTACACTTTATGGGAGCTGCGCCTGTTATCCAAGATGGCGAATTGACTTTGGCGGAAAGCTGCGCCTGCATCGAATACATCTGCCACAAGTACGGCAACGGAAAGCTGTTTCTGAGTCCCGCCGACCCAGCTTATGCAGACTTTTTGTACTGGTGGCACTGGGCTGATGGAACATTTCAACCTGGACTGGGTCGCACAATGATTACTCGAGCAGCCGGACTGGACGTCAACCACCCGCTGATGGTCCTCTCCCGGGACAAATTCAATCGGACCTTGGATGCTCTCGAAAAGAGACTGGGCGATAATGAATGGCTTGCGGGTCACGAGTTTACCGTGGCAGATGTGATGGCGGTGTTCACCCTCACAACGATGAGATACTTTACTCCGTACAGCTTGGGGGAGTATCCAAATGTGCTGAGCTACCTTCAACGCGTGGGAAGTCGAGAAGCATATCAAAAGGCCATGAAGAAATGCGATCCGGAGATGGAGTTGGCTCTAGGGGCTGAGCCTCCCAAGAGTAATTTCGTGGTCTAACTAGATTTCTGATCGAGGGGATACTATGCGGAGGTGGCAACAAGCATTCCACCAGGTAGCACATGATCAAACATCTCAACTCATATCCACCCAATCATTTCTTCCCCCGAGAGAGCCAAAATATGTGGTATCTATTATCTACCTGAAGCAGTATTATTCTTCAACTATGAAGTGATCTGATGATTCTCAAAAACGCTAACCCGGCAACTACCGCCCAGCCCCCAACGCAGGGTCCAGGCCAGCGCAGCTCTCGCCGCCGTGCATAGTTCAACCATGACGTGTCAAGACGGATTTAGGGCTGACGTGGGATTCATCAAAAGCATTAATGTTAAAAAGACGATACCCAgctcttaatttaatttttattccTCTTTCTCTATCTTCCAACATTGCTATTCTTTGTAACCAACCACCTGCCACCAGCCATGTCTATCTCAGAAAAGCCGACCATCGTTTTGGTGCATGGAGCTTGGCATCTCCCTAGCCACTATACCATGCTGAAAGACAAGTTGACAGAGAGGGGTTTCACCGTCATCCAGCCCAGAAATGCCTCTGTTGGACAGGTTTCCGACATCAAAAGCAAGACTCACCTGGACGATGTTGTAGCTATTCACGAAGCCATGGAATCTCCCCTGAACGACGGAAAGGAAATAATTGTTGTCTGCCACAGCTATGGCGGTATCCCCGGATCTGCAGCTGTTCAGGGCTACCAGATCCACGAGAGAAGGGACAAGGGCTTGAAGGGAGGTATCAAGCACATCGTTTACGTCGCATCGTTTGCTTTGCCGGCCAGAGGTCTATCGTTGAAAACGGCGATCGGCGGAACGTATGGACCTTTCATGGACCGAACAGTAAGTGGCGTCCATTGCCCAATTGGGCTGCCGACGTTGTAGCCTTGAGGAGTTGAGAGGAATGAGATCTAACTCTATCAGGATAATTACCTTCCGCTGAATGAGAATGCCAAGAATGCATTCTACCACGATATCGAGTCGAAGCTGGCAGACCAAATGCTCGCCAATTGCGTATACCAAAGCACAGCAAGCTTTGAGACGCCCTCTGAGTTTGTTGCCCCGGACATTGCGGTTCCCAAAACTTACGTGGCCTGCGAAAATGATCGAGCTATTCTGATTGAGGGCCAGCTTGCAATGGCAGGGGCCATGGGCGATACGGTGAAGATTGAACGACTTGCCGCTGGACATAGCCCTTATTTGGATCCAGGTTTTCTGTCCAGGTTGGTTGAAATTATTGATGGCATCGACGCTTAGAATCGGCCGTGAAATAGCCCGTTTGAGTGGTGTTTAGGGTGGCAGCAGCCGTCCAGCATTGGCTAACCTAGTAGCGGTATTAGGTAATTAGAGACAGTATAAGtgattatttttaagaattgGATGGCCGTCAAATACAAGCACTCATGGGGTCATTTCATTGCAGCCTGCAGCGATAGTGCATCATTATTCAGCCTGACTCGCTCAATGATTTGACACACATGCTCCCCTGACCCTGATGAGTTGCTGCATAGAATACTCCAGCCTTGCACAACAAGGCTTTTAACTCCTA encodes:
- a CDS encoding uncharacterized protein (Expressed protein); this encodes MSHIIMVSGMSHFIIGNACQLIHIIGLGSPRSRNAGLLTSEIRRRRLWACYLMHCFSSEKLFRFDSIADIQALALPWPEPDFRQGASKAPSSYLNSKGNSRSIFAELIRGLTLWCHVVCAVKTPEAGMDSKIADICTIENKLSAWWEAVQPDFKLDPHDMRGVEQKEFSTILLTNLVYHQSLCALHASIVPLFCWTKGDGSWSSARQVSAQTAFEHAGIASELINGVLSKSTRPSAMLSYVAYAAYCSCAIHIPFLWCSQSTIRERAYANVGANVRMMQAMSPYWKLASLLEIYARCLYDIHQRNPPVVSNEPKHADIAEFTSFKADASLARSSILEFTGILRSSEGGYIRPGEESNTIRIESDDGSAGLLSTPFLVTEPLAEAMAKNTEEPEADLRPPSDGGDRRSLDFMKPKSPGLQPEATQLNGPQNLAERQQLDAIASEWPTLDVFNSLFDAEMANFFPDAMSIDPSLLDTEPLTWDFLDMPAGDGD
- a CDS encoding AB hydrolase-1 domain-containing protein, coding for MSISEKPTIVLVHGAWHLPSHYTMLKDKLTERGFTVIQPRNASVGQVSDIKSKTHLDDVVAIHEAMESPLNDGKEIIVVCHSYGGIPGSAAVQGYQIHERRDKGLKGGIKHIVYVASFALPARGLSLKTAIGGTYGPFMDRTDNYLPLNENAKNAFYHDIESKLADQMLANCVYQSTASFETPSEFVAPDIAVPKTYVACENDRAILIEGQLAMAGAMGDTVKIERLAAGHSPYLDPGFLSRLVEIIDGIDA